A single region of the Montipora capricornis isolate CH-2021 chromosome 13, ASM3666992v2, whole genome shotgun sequence genome encodes:
- the LOC138030224 gene encoding uncharacterized protein has protein sequence MASTPATSEVDPEEDTGTMRFDVEKTGRAAEYPDFAIIWSFLQNFKHLLHFPDLSLDDLEDGFNSHSSENGNVELIEELYKKLLRRLGFSVNPEKWEKSLLKVVKGQRLFCTWDLEHFGYEKLKVSSKLELFKLLLESQFDQNDKLKSSVNKGFEAEGLRMQPIGRDLDGFIYWYHEDKSNSVRLYTTEEDEVNCESWRLLAGETEELSAVVEFLESKSEVNPKEIALAKREEMKKKGKIKSPGKKKGKKAKRKESNGDDDDFDDDNPCARCFSNASPEKILLCDKCDAAYHTACLRPPLLTVPQGDWFCPFCQQLVLLENLREKKTRLAARMKLRQRQAKRLGFAGIDLNNILQKASDDEEDQGIRRSGRSRKNVDYTFREFEEDITTAVENDKKRFKADEVHEEEQGLMYSKPAYETGGLLDKARLNTRRSRRLMDLDYESDSESRTSGYEYEGNSDEDTQSEVGQRVSTWQGKLRKARRVIEEDDDDDDDNDVGDGSNGACNNEVKSDNAEEPCILESEQGEDVKDEKEGSVKDEESSASSKFGKEVKSESSDAIAGKPANAKANPESESKEDKDEKIATSGNESQVGVATVFITPQSQNAARPVNKIHPHSRIASVAPLARDQPSPDMNNFRSPSGYPPEGVFPNPPSYDILKPQFPAKHEPGHLGANFVGVNMTGTNSAGNNFTGTPNLHLIGAQGMLQGGSSFPAAQGMGLPGTRTSFAEPGQSALGQGVANYSSADLGFPGTNLGGSSGPNFAGSFSGVANEVNPGVARNFGAPTNFVDSSPSGSNLADFGALKNPARNVPDSPASFWGGQNELNSVYGYQAFGQSPGATQPPVNSPTINQALPSPYPSGSQFGGFNPQPQASSNMPNFMASQQSGNFTNPSQYFPGTPRQPPPPYSANTSLNANVYTNHPRESGNIAGNQWRYPEGYGYYSGQGNTAGQSF, from the exons atggcgtccactCCGGCAACTAGCGAGGTCGACCCAGAAGAAGACACGGGGACAATGCGATTTGATGTAGAAAAGACAGGAAGGGCTGCCGAATATCCGGACTTTGCAATCATTTGGTCATTTTTGCAGAACTTTAAGCACCTTTTGCATTTTCCTGACCTTTCGTTAGACGATCTGGAGGATGGATTCAACAGCCATTCGTCTGAAAACG GTAATGTTGAGTTGATAGAAGAATTATACAAGAAGCTTTTAAGAAGATTAGGATTCTCTGTAAACCCAGAGAAATGGGAAAAGTCATTGTTGAAG GTTGTTAAAGGACAACGCTTATTCTGTACTTGGGATTTGGAGCATTTTGGTTATGAAAAACTTAAAGTTTCATCCAAGCTGGAGCTTTTTAAG CTATTGCTAGAATCCCAGTTTGACCAGAACGACAAACTCAAGAGCTCTGTAAATAAGGGTTTTGAAGCTGAAGGTCTTCGCATGCAGCCTATTGGACGAGATCTTGATGGGTTTATTTACTGGTATCATGAG GACAAGTCTAATAGTGTGCGACTCTATACCACTGAAGAGGATGAGGTGAACTGTGAATCTTGGAGACTGCTGGCTGG CGAAACTGAGGAACTTTCTGCAGTTGTTGAATTTCTTGAGTCCAAGTCTGAAGTCAACCCCAAGGAAATTGCTCTTGCAAAGAGAGAGGAAATGAAAAAGAAGGGAAAGATCAAAAGCCcagggaaaaagaaaggaaaaaaag CCAAAAGAAAGGAATCCAATGGAGATGATGATGACTTTGACGATGATAATCCTTGTGCGAGGTGTTTTTCCAATGCCAGCCCTGAAAAG ATACTGCTTTGTGACAAGTGTGACGCAGCCTACCACACGGCTTGCCTTCGTCCTCCTCTTCTGACTGTGCCACAGGGAGACTGGTTCTGCCCTTTCTGTCAACAG CTGGTTTTGTTGGAGAACCTCAGAGAAAAGAAAACACGCTTAGCGGCTCGGATGAAGTTAAGacaaagacaagccaaaag GTTGGGATTTGCTGGTATCGATTTGAATAACATTTTGCAG AAAGCTTCAGATGATGAAGAAGACCAAGGCATCAGACGTTCTGGACGCTCAAGGAAAAATGTGGACTACACATTCAGGGAATTTGAGGAAGACATCACAACAGCTGTGGAGAATGACAAGAAGAGGTTTAAGGCAGATGAGGTACATGAAGAGGAACAAGGGTTGATGTATTCTAAACCCGCTTACGAAACAGGTGGACTACTAGATAAAGCACGTCTAAACACCCGCCGTTCCCGCCGGCTGATGGACCTCGATTACGAAAGTGACTCGGAGTCGAGGACGAGTGGTTACGAATACGAGGGGAACTCCGACGAAGATACCCAGAGCGAAGTAGGTCAGCGGGTTTCGACTTGGCAGGGAAAACTTCGGAAAGCAAGGCGAGTTATCgaagaggatgatgatgatgatgatgataacgatgTCGGTGATGGTTCAAATGGCGCTTGTAACAACGAGGTTAAGAGTGACAACGCAGAAGAACCATGTATTCTAGAATCTGAACAAGGTGAGGACGTTAAGGACGAGAAGGAAGGAAGCGTAAAAGATGAGGAGTCCAGTGCGTCGAGCAAATTTGGAAAAGAAGTAAAAAGTGAGAGTAGTGACGCAATAGCAGGAAAACCCgcaaatgcaaaagcaaatcCTGAAAGCGAGAGCAAGGAAGACAAGGATGAAAAAATTGCGACTTCAGGAAACGAATCCCAAGTTGGTGTAGCCACTGTATTTATAACACCCCAATCTCAAAACGCGGCGCGGCCCGTAAACAAGATTCATCCCCATTCTCGGATAGCATCTGTTGCTCCATTAGCACGAGATCAACCGTCACCTGACATGAACAACTTTCGGTCTCCCTCGGGGTATCCACCCGAGGGGGTGTTCCCTAACCCCCCAAGTTACGACATTCTCAAGCCGCAATTCCCTGCGAAGCACGAACCTGGTCACCTCGGAGCTAACTTTGTAGGAGTTAACATGACTGGAACAAATAGCGCGGGCAATAACTTTACGGGAACTCCAAATCTACATCTCATTGGTGCACAAGGTATGCTTCAAGGTGGCTCTTCCTTCCCTGCGGCTCAAGGCATGGGTTTGCCTGGTACGAGAACATCTTTTGCGGAACCCGGTCAATCGGCTCTCGGTCAAGGAGTGGCTAATTATTCTTCTGCAGATCTTGGTTTTCCCGGTACAAATTTAGGTGGGTCAAGTGGACCCAATTTTGCAGGGTCTTTCAGTGGAGTTGCAAACGAAGTCAACCCGGGAGTAGCAAGGAATTTTGGGGCCCCGACGAATTTTGTCGACTCAAGTCCTTCTGGAAGTAACTTAGCTGACTTTGGCGCTTTGAAGAATCCAGCGCGAAATGTGCCTGACTCGCCTGCCTCGTTTTGGGGAGGTCAAAATGAGTTAAATAGCGTTTACGGTTATCAAGCATTTGGCCAATCGCCTGGGGCAACACAGCCTCCTGTCAATAGTCCTACGATCAATCAGGCACTGCCATCACCCTACCCCTCAGGATCCCAATTTGGAGGTTTCAATCCACAGCCCCAAGCAAGTTCTAACATGCCAAATTTCATGGCATCGCAACAGAGCGGAAACTTTACAAATCCAAGTCAGTATTTTCCTGGTACACCACGACAACCGCCGCCTCCATACTCAGCGAACacgtcgctaaatgcgaacgtATACACAAATCACCCTCGAGAAAGCGGTAACATTGCTGGTAACCAGTGGAGATATCCCGAGGGTTACGGGTATTATTCCGGGCAAGGGAACACTGCGGGACAAagcttttga